The window TGTACtacagctataatttttaCCACTTGTGGCTGTAAGTACGTATATCTGCCTGTGTTACTGTATCAACTCACCCAGGGCCATAGTAACAGGCGACCATAAGAGCTGTTGCATCTTCATCTCCGTTGTCATCTTCTTCCAGCCCCATGATCTCCTCACATCGATACCCTCCACAGCCCATCACACGTGTCTGAGCCCACGtcaactgcacacacacatacacaatagCTGAAATGCACTCTGCTCTTGTATACAAAAATTATAGAAAGAAGACAAAAATCTGCACTTAGTTCTAAGGTTATGATTTCCTAGATACCTCACCTGTAGGTATCTCTCACagccttcttcagcttcttccCCATCCTCATCAACGCAGGCAGCACTGTTGAAGTTGTAGTCTCGTCCCTCGAAGAACCAATTAAACACCATCGCGGTGAGGTTGATGGTGTAGTTGCCAGAGCCGTCCAAAATCTCCCCCACATAGTCGTAATCTGTTGACTGCTCGTGTTTCCTCTCGTTTGGCTCGATCATGCACTCGACTGAATAGAATTGGCCCAATAGCTCAAGGTTAGTGTCCCATTTCTGTACGGTTTCGAAACAGTGAGAATAAAATCAAGAAAATATATATAAGTCTTCACAGTAAGCTTCGCATCTATGTATGTCCTGTATACTCTCTTACCAGTCTTGCCATATTTGTAGCAATAGGGCTGACTCTGCTCCTGTAAAAGTTGTGAGCATTAAGCAGCTCTTCCTTCTGGTCGTCAGTAAGATAAGCCTTGCTTGGGGCAACTGCCAGCGCTGCCACCAAAGCCACGATTCCTAGCAACATCTTGGTAGCCATCTCTTCTTGGTTTGCTTATTTCGGGTGGTACTCTTTAAGATACTGACTGGTTAGCTATTCTGGGTGCTTCTGAAGGAGCTGTGAGCTTTTATTGAGTTCCCAAGTGTTGTGCTGTATGCAAATATCCGTTACTTTGGTGTCTGTAGTCGCATGTGTGGCTTGAATGTGAGGTATTGTGTGAAGATTAATTTGTGTGTGATCAGGTTCACTCGTGATGTATCCAGCTGTAGCTCCATTCACTAGGTGCTATGATTGGAGGGGACAGGTTGTCTGTAATGGCTGCTAACAGAGTGTGGCTGGCATATGATGTGCTGgtgtagtctacatgtatgctagtggtttctataataataaccACATGACTGTGCGGCTACATTATTATGTTTGTGCTATGTTTCACTCTATAAATACATTATGTATAATTGGAATTTTAAGCAAAAAGTTTATTCTGTAGCTCTCTTTGATATCTTATCATTGGTGTTCTTAGAGTGTTTCATCTaccccacacatcacacacaccacacacccacacacacacacaccacaggaTAGTTGGGTGACCCTCGTTTCAGAGCACCCCAAGGACGTGTTGGAGTGGGCAGCATGTGTCAACACCACTAAACTAGTGCTCTGCTACCTCAGTGATGTCAAGGTACACCTACACCTAGCTACTACTCATTCTCAACTATTTGAGCAGCTATTATTGTTTTACTTAAGGAATTTGGGTCAATCAGGACAATGAAATTCTATGTACTTCAGTAATTTAATTTATGAGTTATTGTCCACTTGCTGTGTGTTGTTTGCTTGTATGTTCATTGATTGATTGTGTGTCACGAATGGATGTGTAACGCTCACTCCCACTTCCCCTCTCTCTTCCTAGTCGATACTCAGCCTCTACTCTCTTCAAGACGGCAGCTTTATCAAGAACTTTCCTCTGGAGGTGGGctctgtcacaagcttctcGGGTCGCTTCAAGGACACAGAGATCTTCTATAGCTTCATGTCCTTCCTCACACCTGGAGTGATATACCATTGTGACCTCACTCAAGATGAACTAAACCCAACCGTGAGTATTCCTATTCACAGCAGGTCATCAGAAATTATTATGATGGCCCCATTTTTGAAAATCTAATAGCTTTAATTTGTCTTGAAGATATGTGGCATTGTACCCACAGTGTAATATCATTACCATGGATAGAGCACCAGAGAGCTGGAGTGTGCTGCATTTTTGTTGAAATTGAACAGTCTGGATTATAAAGAGCATTCTGcacgtacatatacatgtatgtacaatagtTGATGATTGGGTATGCAGTGATGTGTGGGTCCAGGATCAAAGATGGCAATTGCAGTAGTTATCATATTCTACATGCCCCATTTCCCAGGTGGACTAGATCTGTGTTCTTCTATTCCCCCCAAAAATCAATAGTTACTCTGAACATTGTTGAAATCACTCCAAACCAATAAAATGTTTGTTTCAGGTGTTTCGTGAGATTAAAGTTGAAGGTTTTGATGCGTCTCAGTACACCACCAAGCAGATCTTCTATCCCAGCAAAGATGGCACCAACATACCCATGTTCATTGTCCACAAGAAGGTCAGTTATCAGCTGGttgatatgtacatgtatgcttgtatcgtactgtacatacatgtacatgtgtatacaataAAGTAATGAATTTGTAGAAACGGTGCCATGAAGAATTTCGTTTATTTACTTTGCCTGTACTCATGTTACGATGCAATTATATAATGTTAAGAATGTGTGACTGTAATCACTATTACGCTGTCTGTGTAATCAGTGAACATCTCTCATGATTAGATTAAACATGATGTACAACCCTCTCCCCCCTTCTCTGTCATACTCCGCTAACCCTCCCCCCCTCCTCTGTCATACTCTGCTAACCCTCCCCCCTTCTCTGTCATACTCTGCTAACCTCCCCCCCTCCTCTGTCATACTCTGCTAACCTCCCCCCCTCCTCTGTCATACTCTGCTAACCCCCCCTCCTCTGTCATACTCCGCTAACCCCCCCCTCCTCTGTCATACTCCGctaaccccccccctccaggaTCTCACACTTGATGGCACTCACCCCACTCTGCTGTATGGATACGGAGGGTTCAACATCTCCATTACCCCCTCATTCAGTACGAGCAGGCTTATCTTCATACAGCATCTTGGTGGAGTCTTTGCGATTGCCAACATCAGGGGAGGCGGGTAGGTGGGAGGAGCTAGTTACTATTGCTGGAGGCATATTATAGGTCCCTTTCAAAATAAATAAAGTACTAGAATTGAAGTTTTGAtggtctaaataattattcaacgattttatgaaagCATAGAAGGAGctcgttcagatggtatgatCAAATCCCAAATTTAAAACAGG of the Halichondria panicea chromosome 2, odHalPani1.1, whole genome shotgun sequence genome contains:
- the LOC135331539 gene encoding peptidase inhibitor 16-like, which codes for MATKMLLGIVALVAALAVAPSKAYLTDDQKEELLNAHNFYRSRVSPIATNMARLKWDTNLELLGQFYSVECMIEPNERKHEQSTDYDYVGEILDGSGNYTINLTAMVFNWFFEGRDYNFNSAACVDEDGEEAEEGCERYLQLTWAQTRVMGCGGYRCEEIMGLEEDDNGDEDATALMVACYYGPGGGASGETPYQTGSQACSSCPGDLPDCDERKLCYNGGAGQTVAHVSIVMTLMVMGVISSIL